In Daucus carota subsp. sativus chromosome 4, DH1 v3.0, whole genome shotgun sequence, one DNA window encodes the following:
- the LOC108216605 gene encoding uncharacterized protein LOC108216605, which yields MDGNNASDAHSNRSQPSMCFEKANVDSNINEKNALDFLYVNHAEVAWHERRRAWVGDISQRSQSLKGSSIREKILSWRTTYKELLSTIEPFKNPIPLAEMVDSLVEIWLEEGFYGETQKTNLSSLKDLHLL from the exons ATGGACGGTAATAATGCTAGCGATGCTCATTCCAATAGGAGCCAGCCTTCTATGTGTTTCGAAAAGGCCAATGTAGACAGTAATATCAATGAAAAGAATGCTCTGGATTTTCTTTATGTGAACCATG CTGAGGTAGCTTGGCATGAAAGAAGAAGAGCGTGGGTTGGTGATATATCACAAAGATCACAGAGTTTAAAAGGCTCAAGTATCAGAGAGAAGATCCTAAG TTGGAGAACAACTTACAAGGAACTGCTCTCAACTATTGAACCTTTTAAAAATCCAATCCCATTAGCC GAGATGGTAGATTCTCTTGTTGAGATTTGGCTTGAAGAGGGCTTCTACGGCGAAACACAGAAAACAAATCTCAGTTCACTAAAAGATTTGcacttattataa
- the LOC108219426 gene encoding uncharacterized protein LOC108219426 isoform X2 gives MEIDKAVRESDDQRLKNKYNNAIYVIRRALALYSIEEVAFSFNGGKDSTVLLHLLRAGYYLHKEEKSCASVGLVDHFEFPIRTIYFETPSTFTEINSFTYETASTYGLQMDIIRLDFKSGLEALLKANPIKAVFLGVRIGDPTAVGQEQFSPSSPGWPSFMRVNPILDWSYRDVWAFLLTCKVQYCSLYDQGYTSIGSIHDTVPNDLLCIQDSKDDKRSFKPAYLLPDGRLERAGRAKKFSANPMKSPVISNGDIKTVDIHHNSLHTASVIAVGDEILSGIVEDKVGHSLCRKLCSIGWAVARMSVVRNDIDSVAEEVERCKGKSDMVFVYGGVGPLHSDVTVSGVAKAFGVRTAPDEEFEEYLRHLIGEKCTGDRNEMAQLPEGITELLHHEKLPTPLIKCLNVIILAATNITELDVQWDCLTELTRSSGLLSSIEPFVSKRLAMNISDVKAAQPLSKLPLEFPDIYIRCYRESRNGPLIVCLEGKDQARIEVAAEALSKKFEPGVLDINQQS, from the exons ATGGAGATCGATAAAGCAGTGAGAGAAAGCGATGATCAGAGGTTGAAGAACAAGTACAACAACGCCATCTATGTTATTCGAAGAGCTCTTGCTCTTTACTC GATTGAAGAGGTTGCCTTTAGCTTCAATGGAGGAAAGGATTCAACT GTCTTGTTACACCTGCTTAGAGCTGGCTATTATTTGCATAAAGAAGAAAAAAGTTGTGCCAGCGTGGGTCTCGTTGATCATTTTGAATTTCCAATCCGAACTATATATTTTGAGACCCCTTCTACCTTTACCGAGATCAACTCATTCACCTATGAAACAGCCTCGAC ATATGGATTACAAATGGATATTATTCGCTTAGATTTTAAATCTGGCTTGGAAGCTCTTCTCAAAGCAAATCCAATAAAAGCTGTTTTTCTGGGTGTTCGTATTGGTGATCCAACTGCG GTTGGTCAAGAACAATTTTCACCTAGCTCGCCTGGATGGCCATCATTCATGAGAGTTAATCCAATCTTGGATTGGTCCTACAG GGATGTTTGGGCTTTCCTTCTAACCTGCAAGGTCCAGTACTGCAGTCTTTATGACCAGGG TTATACTTCGATTGGGAGCATACATGACACAGTTCCAAATGATTTATTGTGCATACaagattctaaagatgataaaaGATCATTCAAGCCTGCATATTTACTACCAGATGGAAGATTGGAAAGAGCGGGTAGAGCAAAGAAGTTTTCAGCAAACCCCATGAAATCTCCGGTTATTAGTAATGGTGACataaaaactgtggatataCATCACAACAGCTTACATACTGCTTCTGTTATTGCTGTGGGTGATGAGATTCT ATCTGGAATTGTTGAGGACAAGGTTGGACATTCCTTGTGTAGGAAGCTCTGTTCTATAGGGTGGGCTGTAGCACGAATGTCTGTCGTACGAAATGAT ATAGATTCTGTTGCCGAAGAAGTTGAACGATGTAAAGGCAAAAGCGATATG GTGTTCGTATATGGAGGGGTTGGGCCATTGCATTCAGATGTTACTGTATCTGGAGTTGCGAAAGCATTTGGAGTCCGAACG GCTCCTGATGAGGAATTTGAAGAATATCTAAGGCATCTTATTGGTGAAAAATGTACTGGTGACAGAAATGAG ATGGCTCAGCTGCCTGAGGGTATCACTGAATTGCTGCATCATGAGAAGCTGCCTACGCCTCTG ATCAAGTGTCTGAATGTAATAATTCTTGCTGCAACAAATATTACTGAGTTGGATGTGCAATGGGATTGTCTAACTGAATTAACAAGATCCAGTGGTCTTCTCAGTTCCATTGAACCATTTGTGTCAAAGCGCTTGGCAATGAATATTTCAGAT GTTAAGGCTGCTCAACCTCTATCAAAACTGCCTCTTGAATTCCCAGATATATACATTA GATGTTATCGGGAGTCCAGAAATGGACCTCTTATAGTATGTCTAGAAGGCAAG GATCAAGCAAGAATAGAGGTAGCTGCAGAAGCGTTGAGCAAGAAATTTGAGCCAGGGGTGTTGGACATAAATCAGCAGAGCTAA
- the LOC108219426 gene encoding uncharacterized protein LOC108219426 isoform X1 produces MEIDKAVRESDDQRLKNKYNNAIYVIRRALALYSYFFDRIEEVAFSFNGGKDSTVLLHLLRAGYYLHKEEKSCASVGLVDHFEFPIRTIYFETPSTFTEINSFTYETASTYGLQMDIIRLDFKSGLEALLKANPIKAVFLGVRIGDPTAVGQEQFSPSSPGWPSFMRVNPILDWSYRDVWAFLLTCKVQYCSLYDQGYTSIGSIHDTVPNDLLCIQDSKDDKRSFKPAYLLPDGRLERAGRAKKFSANPMKSPVISNGDIKTVDIHHNSLHTASVIAVGDEILSGIVEDKVGHSLCRKLCSIGWAVARMSVVRNDIDSVAEEVERCKGKSDMVFVYGGVGPLHSDVTVSGVAKAFGVRTAPDEEFEEYLRHLIGEKCTGDRNEMAQLPEGITELLHHEKLPTPLIKCLNVIILAATNITELDVQWDCLTELTRSSGLLSSIEPFVSKRLAMNISDVKAAQPLSKLPLEFPDIYIRCYRESRNGPLIVCLEGKDQARIEVAAEALSKKFEPGVLDINQQS; encoded by the exons ATGGAGATCGATAAAGCAGTGAGAGAAAGCGATGATCAGAGGTTGAAGAACAAGTACAACAACGCCATCTATGTTATTCGAAGAGCTCTTGCTCTTTACTC TTATTTCTTTGACAGGATTGAAGAGGTTGCCTTTAGCTTCAATGGAGGAAAGGATTCAACT GTCTTGTTACACCTGCTTAGAGCTGGCTATTATTTGCATAAAGAAGAAAAAAGTTGTGCCAGCGTGGGTCTCGTTGATCATTTTGAATTTCCAATCCGAACTATATATTTTGAGACCCCTTCTACCTTTACCGAGATCAACTCATTCACCTATGAAACAGCCTCGAC ATATGGATTACAAATGGATATTATTCGCTTAGATTTTAAATCTGGCTTGGAAGCTCTTCTCAAAGCAAATCCAATAAAAGCTGTTTTTCTGGGTGTTCGTATTGGTGATCCAACTGCG GTTGGTCAAGAACAATTTTCACCTAGCTCGCCTGGATGGCCATCATTCATGAGAGTTAATCCAATCTTGGATTGGTCCTACAG GGATGTTTGGGCTTTCCTTCTAACCTGCAAGGTCCAGTACTGCAGTCTTTATGACCAGGG TTATACTTCGATTGGGAGCATACATGACACAGTTCCAAATGATTTATTGTGCATACaagattctaaagatgataaaaGATCATTCAAGCCTGCATATTTACTACCAGATGGAAGATTGGAAAGAGCGGGTAGAGCAAAGAAGTTTTCAGCAAACCCCATGAAATCTCCGGTTATTAGTAATGGTGACataaaaactgtggatataCATCACAACAGCTTACATACTGCTTCTGTTATTGCTGTGGGTGATGAGATTCT ATCTGGAATTGTTGAGGACAAGGTTGGACATTCCTTGTGTAGGAAGCTCTGTTCTATAGGGTGGGCTGTAGCACGAATGTCTGTCGTACGAAATGAT ATAGATTCTGTTGCCGAAGAAGTTGAACGATGTAAAGGCAAAAGCGATATG GTGTTCGTATATGGAGGGGTTGGGCCATTGCATTCAGATGTTACTGTATCTGGAGTTGCGAAAGCATTTGGAGTCCGAACG GCTCCTGATGAGGAATTTGAAGAATATCTAAGGCATCTTATTGGTGAAAAATGTACTGGTGACAGAAATGAG ATGGCTCAGCTGCCTGAGGGTATCACTGAATTGCTGCATCATGAGAAGCTGCCTACGCCTCTG ATCAAGTGTCTGAATGTAATAATTCTTGCTGCAACAAATATTACTGAGTTGGATGTGCAATGGGATTGTCTAACTGAATTAACAAGATCCAGTGGTCTTCTCAGTTCCATTGAACCATTTGTGTCAAAGCGCTTGGCAATGAATATTTCAGAT GTTAAGGCTGCTCAACCTCTATCAAAACTGCCTCTTGAATTCCCAGATATATACATTA GATGTTATCGGGAGTCCAGAAATGGACCTCTTATAGTATGTCTAGAAGGCAAG GATCAAGCAAGAATAGAGGTAGCTGCAGAAGCGTTGAGCAAGAAATTTGAGCCAGGGGTGTTGGACATAAATCAGCAGAGCTAA
- the LOC108216349 gene encoding thioredoxin-like 3-3, producing MEEVDSGRVASAAGDEKLNQIFNTIRTSKTPAVINYGASWCRVCSQVLPAYFQLSKKFPKLSFFYADIDECPETTQHIRYTPTFHFYRDGERVDEMFGAGEERLHDRLWLHS from the exons ATGGAAGAGGTGGATAGTGGTCGTGTAGCAAGTGCTGCTGGGGATGAGAAActaaaccaaatatttaataccaTCAGAACTTCTAAAACCCCG GCGGTCATCAACTACGGCGCTTCTTG GTGTCGTGTCTGCAGCCAGGTCCTCCCTGCATATTTCCAATTAAGCAAGAAATTCCCCAAACTGTCTTTTTTCTATGCAGACATTGATGAATGTCCAGAAACAACACAGCATATCAGATACACACCCACCTTCCATTTCTACCGGGATGGTGAAAGAGTTGATGAGATGTTTGGTGCTGGGGAAGAACGATTGCATGATCGATTGTGGTTACACTCTTAA
- the LOC108216892 gene encoding transcription factor RAX2, producing MGRAPCCDKASVKRGPWSPEEDQKLKDYIEKHGTGGNWIALPQKAGLRRCGKSCRLRWLNYLRPNIKHGEFSDDEDRIICTLFANIGSRWSIIAGQLPGRTDNDIKNYWNTKLKKKLLMSSLMLPNPFVRPPNNINNYQQYLFSSPSPSSYSSPLPPTLRLCDNNYPTLGASRSFTSEGFSNISTTLFNIQPQDQVLGSMQNYQEKESPLIMFGGAGDDQQAASSSSYDEQFMMFSNCGMNSIADEQKQVNLGVSSGDHEIVSNVLDQYNMSCVEEIKQLISTNNLSCNSNLSFFVDENKTVRSEEEKVLMYY from the exons atggggagAGCTCCTTGCTGTGACAAGGCAAGTGTAAAGAGAGGGCCATGGTCACCTGAAGAAGATCAGAAGCTAAAAGACTATATCGAGAAGCATGGGACTGGAGGAAACTGGATTGCTCTACCACAAAAGGCTg gTCTTAGAAGATGTGGGAAAAGCTGCAGATTAAGATGGCTCAACTATCTCAGGCCTAACATTAAACATGGAGAATTTTCAGATGATGAAGATAGGATCATATGCACCCTCTTTGCCAATATTGGGAGCAG GTGGTCAATAATAGCAGGTCAGTTACCAGGGAGGACTGACAATGATATCAAGAACTACTGGAACACAAAGCTCAAGAAGAAACTCCTCATGTCTTCATTAATGCTCCCTAATCCTTTTGTTAGGCctcctaataatattaataactaCCAACAATACCTATTTTCATCACCATCTCCTTCTTCATATTCCTCCCCATTGCCTCCAACATTGAGACTTTGTGACAACAATTACCCAACCCTAGGTGCTTCTAGGTCATTCACAAGTGAGGGCTTCTCAAATATTTCAACAACCCTTTTTAATATCCAGCCTCAAGATCAGGTTTTGGGTTCCATGCAAAATTATCAAGAGAAAGAATCACCTCTCATTATGTTTGGAGGGGCAGGTGATGATCAGCAGGCTGCTAGCTCTAGTTCTTATGATGAACAGTTCATGATGTTCTCCAACTGTGGGATGAATAGCATTGCTGATGAACAGAAGCAAGTAAATCTTGGTGTGTCTAGTGGTGATCATGAGATTGTTAGCAATGTACTGGATCAGTATAACATGAGTTGTGTTGAGGAGATTAAGCAGCTGATTAGCACTAATAATCTGTCATGTAATTCCAATCTGAGTTTCTTTGTTGATGAAAACAAGACAGTGAGAAGTGAGGAGGAGAAAGTGTTGATGTACTACTGA